A stretch of Primulina tabacum isolate GXHZ01 chromosome 13, ASM2559414v2, whole genome shotgun sequence DNA encodes these proteins:
- the LOC142522019 gene encoding agamous-like MADS-box protein AGL62, which translates to MAKKPSMGRQKIKIAKIEVKNHLQVTFSKRRSGLFKKASELCTLCGVEIAIIVFSPAGKVFSFGHPNVELIVERFLNLNPNLTSNPPPFHLVGAQRNVTVRELNLQLGQILNELEMERKRGEALDKMSKSNQCQYWWEGPIDKLGLHELEQLHDAIEELKKNIGSQVAKVMSEVANSSLLLGPGGGGGGGGGGDDAGAGVFDQYEIKPGQVFVGSNGFVGNNNFGYCHGFF; encoded by the coding sequence ATGGCAAAGAAGCCAAGCATGGGCAGACAAAAGATCAAGATTGCGAAAATAGAGGTGAAGAATCACTTACAGGTGACGTTTTCGAAACGTCGATCTGGGCTGTTCAAGAAAGCTAGTGAGCTCTGCACACTCTGTGGAGTAGAGATTGCTATAATAGTATTCTCCCCAGCTGGAAAAGTCTTCTCTTTCGGGCATCCGAATGTCGAACTTATAGTGGAGAGGTTCTTGAACCTAAACCCTAACTTGACTTCGAATCCTCCTCCGTTTCATCTCGTGGGGGCTCAAAGGAATGTAACGGTACGTGAACTGAACTTGCAGTTGGGACAAATTCTTAATGAATTGGAAATGGAGAGAAAAAGGGGTGAGGCATTGGACAAAATGAGCAAATCGAATCAATGTCAGTATTGGTGGGAGGGTCCTATTGATAAATTAGGGTTGCATGAATTGGAGCAGTTACATGATGCTAttgaagagttgaagaaaaacATTGGTAGTCAAGTTGCTAAGGTTATGTCTGAAGTGGCAAATTCTTCTCTGCTGTTAGGGCCAGGCGGAGGCGGAGGCGGAGGCGGAGGCGGAGACGACGCTGGCGCCGGAGTTTTCGATCAGTACGAGATTAAACCTGGCCAAGTTTTTGTGGGTTCTAATGGTTTTGTTGGTAACAACAATTTTGGATATTGCCATGGATTTTTTTGA